In Streptomyces nojiriensis, one genomic interval encodes:
- a CDS encoding enoyl-CoA hydratase/isomerase family protein — protein sequence MTVRVDRDKETGVAVVTLDREHRHNAVDLETAAELSEVWREFRFAGEVRAVVLTGAGAAAFCTGIDRGVDVPQPASPYSADDPLIAIGPKSCDLWKPVVAAVNGMACGGAFYLLGEAEFLIASETATFFDPHTAYGMVSAYEAVYMAQRMPFGEAARMSLMGTAERLSARRAHAIGLVSELTAPDELLPAALRAAQTLAGFPTEAVQGTVRALWSAKQAALQQALAQAPALIALGNLAPERQAELFASRRPGTEFRLR from the coding sequence ATGACCGTGCGGGTGGACCGGGACAAGGAGACCGGTGTCGCCGTCGTCACCCTGGACCGCGAGCACCGGCACAACGCCGTCGACCTGGAGACCGCCGCCGAACTGAGCGAGGTGTGGCGGGAGTTCCGGTTCGCCGGGGAGGTACGGGCGGTGGTGCTGACGGGCGCCGGGGCGGCCGCCTTCTGCACCGGCATCGACCGCGGCGTCGACGTGCCGCAGCCCGCCTCCCCCTACTCGGCCGACGACCCGCTGATCGCCATCGGCCCGAAGTCGTGCGACCTGTGGAAGCCGGTCGTCGCCGCCGTCAACGGCATGGCCTGCGGCGGCGCCTTCTACCTGCTGGGCGAGGCGGAGTTCCTGATCGCCTCCGAGACCGCCACCTTCTTCGACCCGCACACCGCCTACGGGATGGTCAGCGCCTACGAGGCCGTCTACATGGCGCAGCGGATGCCCTTCGGGGAGGCGGCCCGGATGTCCCTCATGGGCACCGCCGAGCGGCTCTCCGCGCGCCGGGCCCACGCGATCGGACTGGTCTCGGAACTGACCGCACCCGACGAGCTGCTCCCGGCGGCCCTCCGGGCGGCGCAGACCCTGGCCGGCTTCCCCACGGAGGCGGTACAGGGCACCGTACGGGCCCTCTGGTCGGCGAAACAGGCCGCGCTCCAGCAGGCGCTGGCACAGGCTCCGGCGCTGATCGCGCTGGGGAACCTGGCACCGGAGCGGCAGGCGGAGCTGTTCGCCTCGCGGCGGCCCGGCACGGAGTTCAGGCTGCGCTGA
- a CDS encoding Zn-ribbon domain-containing OB-fold protein yields the protein MTTTSTAADELLLPVPDEDGAPFWEYAAQGELRVQACAACGRLRFPPRPCCPHCRSFDSEWRRMSGRGRIWSYVRPHPPLLPAYAAQAPYNVILVELADAPHIRLAGNLVTSADAPLDSVDPARLRIGARVHVVFTETGGMAVPRWILEKS from the coding sequence ATGACCACCACGTCCACAGCCGCCGACGAACTCCTCCTGCCGGTCCCCGACGAGGACGGCGCCCCCTTCTGGGAGTACGCCGCCCAGGGCGAGCTGCGCGTCCAGGCCTGCGCCGCCTGCGGCCGGCTGCGCTTCCCGCCCCGCCCCTGCTGCCCGCACTGCCGGTCCTTCGACAGCGAGTGGCGCCGGATGAGCGGCCGCGGCCGCATCTGGTCCTACGTACGGCCGCACCCGCCGCTGCTGCCCGCCTACGCCGCGCAGGCCCCGTACAACGTGATCCTCGTGGAGCTCGCCGACGCCCCGCACATCCGGCTCGCCGGGAACCTGGTGACCTCGGCCGACGCCCCGCTCGACTCGGTGGACCCGGCCCGGCTGCGGATCGGCGCCCGGGTGCACGTGGTCTTCACCGAGACGGGCGGCATGGCCGTGCCCCGCTGGATCCTGGAGAAGTCATGA
- a CDS encoding lipid-transfer protein: MTATLKDATAIVGIGQTAFARHLPQSEKELACRAILAALADAGIEPSEVDAFASYTMEETDEVEVAKAIGAGDVTFFSKIGYGGGGSCATVGHLASAVATGQATVGVAWRSRKRGSGPRPWKNTAVQLPTPGQWTRPFGLLRPADEIGMLARRYMHEYGATRDHLFNVAMACRNRANANPAAMMYERPLTREMYMTSRMISDPLCLFDNCLETDGALACVVVSAERARDCRQKPVYVHSVAQGLPAQHHGMVNYWNDDPLSGPAWTAARHLWKQADFGPQDVDVAQIYDAFTPLIPLSLEGYGFCGRGEGAAFTEGGALEMGGRLPVNTGGGGLSEAYVHGFNLINEGVKQLRGVSTSQVPDATTCLVTAGEGVPTSAILLRS, translated from the coding sequence ATGACGGCAACGCTCAAGGACGCGACGGCGATAGTCGGCATCGGGCAGACCGCCTTTGCCAGACATCTCCCGCAATCCGAGAAGGAGTTGGCCTGCCGGGCCATTCTCGCGGCCCTCGCCGACGCCGGCATCGAACCGTCCGAGGTCGACGCCTTCGCCTCCTACACCATGGAGGAGACCGACGAGGTCGAGGTCGCCAAGGCCATCGGCGCCGGCGACGTCACCTTCTTCTCCAAGATCGGCTACGGCGGGGGCGGATCCTGCGCCACCGTCGGACACCTCGCCTCCGCCGTCGCCACCGGCCAGGCCACCGTCGGCGTCGCCTGGCGCTCCCGCAAGCGCGGCTCGGGCCCCCGCCCCTGGAAGAACACCGCCGTCCAGCTGCCCACCCCCGGCCAGTGGACCCGCCCCTTCGGCCTGCTGCGCCCCGCCGACGAGATCGGCATGCTCGCCCGCCGCTACATGCACGAGTACGGCGCGACCCGCGACCACCTCTTCAACGTCGCCATGGCCTGCCGCAACCGGGCCAACGCCAATCCGGCCGCGATGATGTACGAGCGCCCGCTGACCCGCGAGATGTACATGACCTCCCGCATGATCAGCGACCCGCTCTGCCTCTTCGACAACTGCCTGGAGACCGACGGCGCGCTGGCCTGCGTGGTCGTCTCCGCCGAGCGGGCCCGGGACTGCCGACAGAAGCCCGTCTACGTGCACTCCGTCGCCCAGGGCCTGCCCGCCCAGCACCACGGCATGGTCAACTACTGGAACGACGACCCGCTGTCCGGCCCCGCCTGGACCGCCGCCCGCCACCTGTGGAAGCAGGCCGACTTCGGGCCCCAGGACGTGGACGTCGCCCAGATCTACGACGCCTTCACCCCGCTGATCCCGCTCTCGCTGGAGGGCTACGGCTTCTGCGGCCGCGGCGAGGGCGCCGCCTTCACCGAGGGCGGCGCCCTGGAGATGGGCGGCCGGCTCCCCGTCAACACCGGGGGCGGCGGCCTGTCCGAGGCGTACGTGCACGGCTTCAACCTGATCAACGAGGGCGTCAAGCAACTGCGGGGCGTCTCCACCTCCCAGGTGCCCGACGCCACGACCTGCCTGGTGACGGCGGGCGAGGGAGTCCCGACGTCCGCGATCCTGCTGAGGAGCTGA